From the genome of Bacteroidota bacterium:
GTGCTGTGCCAGCCATGGCGCCCTTGCGCATCCAACGCAATTCGCTGCAATCCTTTGACTTCGGCAATACCCATGACGGCTTATGGCCGATCCGGGCGAGCAATGGCGGTGCCGGAACCGCGTTGGACACGATGCTCTTTGGCAACTACCTGTTGCGTCAAGGCAAGCCACGCTCCGTGGACCTCCTGCCGATCTTCTACACAGGTGTCCCCAACCTTGCCCCCTATCAGTTGTGGACCGGCAAGGCGGGTGGCAATCCGTTGGCGGTGGGGAAACCCTTCATCAACAACTTCCTGCCGACTTTTGGTGACATGTTGCGCCTGAACATGGCAGTGCCTGTGACCCAGCGCAACGACCCCAACTTCAGCGCGCTTGGCCTTGTGCAGGCAGCTGTCTTGGGTCTCACGACTGCACCCTACAACGCCAATGCCAATCTCGTCTTCATCCCCAACATGGATGGCTTCCCCAACGGCCGCCGTTTGGAAGATGATGTGACCCGCATTGAATTGCAGGCAGTGTCTGGCGTGGCCTTGGCTGCGATCGGCCTCTGGTATGACGACTACACCGCTGGCGGACCGAATCCCGTGACGGCTGCCTTGGGCGGCGTGCTCGGCTACACTACTGGCGTCGAAAACAATGACACGACTTTCCGCAGCAGCTTCCCCTACGTGCAACAACCTTGGAGTGGTACGGGCAAATGCAGTGGCAAAGCGATCAGCTACACACAGCCAGCCGTGTTGGGTCCATCCGTGGGTCTGGGATTGGCAGCACCTGAAGTATTTGCGGCGGCAGGTCCCAATCCGTTTGCTGAATCCACAACCATCCGTTACCGCATGAACGGTGACGCCGAGGTGAGCATCGAGGTCTATGCCCTCAATGGCCAACTCGTGCACAAAATGGCTCCAAAGGCCCAAGGCGCAGGTGAATACCGCCACACTTGGAACGCAGGAGATGCCCCCGCAGGTGTCTATCTCGCCAAAGTGATCGTCGGCAAAGGCACCGAAGCCCAGGTCATGCAAAGCTTCAAATTGGTGAAAACCAAATAATGCTGAATGGATTGTATTCCCATCTCCCCAAGGCCGATGGCTGCAAGGAGATGGGAGCACATCCTGAAACAAACCATTCGACTGCTTTAATAGATCAGCCCCACGATTCATCCACACGATACAAGAAGAAGAAAAATGAAAAAGTTCACTCCCCTCGTAGCATTGATTTTGATGGTATGCACCGCCTCGTTTGTACTCACAGGCTGCGGCGATACACGTGCAGGTGGCATGGAACTGCCGCAAGGAACTGCATCGGCAATCCCTTTCCTCAAAGGCCGCAAGGCAGGTCTTGGTAGCCCCGACGAAGTAACGAATGTCGCGACGATCTACGACAAGCAGAAGGCCGCCATTCAAAAGGATGCCAACAATGCCGAGGCTTACCTGGCACTCGCGGAGCTGTTCATGAACGAAGCTCGCATTACGGGGGAACACCCTTATTATTATCCGGCAGCGCTGAAAATGATCGACCTCATCCCGAATCTTGCTGGATGCAGCGAGGAGATCCGTTTCCAGGCAGCCTACTACAAAGCAACCGTACAGTTGTCCCAACACGAATTCCAGAAGGCACTCGCCACAGGCGAGGAAGGCCGGAAGATTTTCCCGCAGAATGCAGGCATCCATGGTGTCCTGATCGACGCAAATGTGGAATTGGGAAATTATGACGAAGCCGTGCGCCTCTCCGACATCATGGTGGGCATCCGTCCCGATTTGCGCTCCTATTCCAGGATCAGCTACCTCCGTGAGATTCACGGCGATCCCGAAGGTGCGATCGAAGCCATGAAAATGGCGGTCGATGCCGCTATGCCGGGCTATGAGCAGTCTGCTTGGTGCCGACTGACCCTCGCGAAACTTTATGAAAATTACGGCAAGCTCGACGATGCCAAGATGCACTACACGATCATCCTGGAAGAGCGCCCCGAATATCCATTTGCCTACAGCGGACTGGCTTCCATTGCCATGAAGCAAGGCAATACCGCCGAGGCGGGAAAACTGCTCGACAAGGCGATTGCATTGATTCCCGAGGTGGGATTCTATGAGCAAAAAGCCGATCTGATGCTGCAACTGGGCAATGAGGCCGAAGCCAAGGCCATCGGCGAAGAAGTGATGGTGATGATGGCCGAGGACGAGGAAAGCGGCCACTTGGTCGATTTGGAATTGGCCATGGCCAAGTTGCATTTGCAAAATGATGCGCAGGCGGCACAGGTTTATGCAGAAAAGGCCTTCGCTGTACGCCCCGAAAACATTGACGTGAATGCAGCCCTTGCAGAGATCCACTATGCCTTGGGAGATTTTGCCAAGGCACAGGGATACATGAAAGTCGCCCTGCGCACGGGGTCCAAGGATCCTGCAAAAAATTGTGTCGCGGGTCTGATCGAGGTTGCCGCCGGCAACAAAGCCGCCGGTTTGGCGCAAATCAAGCAGGCGCTCTCGACTGACCCCTATTTGGATCATCCGTTGGCAGAAAAGGCCAAATCGATGCTATAAAAGTGTTCTTCATTGTATTGTGGTAGGCTGCTCCATTTGGGGCAGCCTTTTTGTAATAGGCACATTCGATGCTTCGAGAGCTGTTTTTGCGTTTCGAAAAGGGGTAAAATTTTTTTCGATCCGGATTGATCCAAGGAAACTTTTGCTGCGTAGGTATGTCGTCAAGAAGGATTAGGGCAAGCGTCGCGGTAAATTCAGCAGTCCCAATTTCTATCTTCCAAATACCGTGCGCTTGCAAAGACAGTTGTTCTTTTTTAGTCTTTTAATTCCAACATGCGGATCCAACCCCTTTGTCCAACCAAGGGGCCGCAAAATTCCAAAAAAGGTCATCCGCTCGGATGGCCTTTTTTCGTATCAACTTGGCTGAAACACGAGCGGGGGGAAAAAACCCCCGCCCGGGGGAGGCCCGCCCCAGAAACCCCCACCCGGCGCCCCAAACCCCCCCCCCCGCCCCCCCCCCCCCCACCGGCCCCCCCCCCGCAGCGGGGGGGGAGGGGGGGGAACCGGCCCCCCATTTCCCCAACCCCCCCCGCCCCCGGGACCCCCGCCGGGGACGGGGACGGGGCAAAAACGAGGGAAGCCCCCCCAAAAAGGGCCGGACCCCCCCCCAAAAAAGAAGGGAAAGAAAAAAAAAAAAAACCGCAAAACAATCCTTCCGGCTTGTTCGTCATACTTCGGTCACGCTCAAATTTAACTCATGGCATTCCAGGATGATATTCTTGGGGGGTTTCCTCGCAATCCTCATCGGCATCGAGTTTTATGTCTATTTCGCGCTGAAAGCCACATTTCGCACGGGTTGGGCCATGAAAGCTGCGCGAATCGGCTATTTCGTTTCGCTCGGAATAGAAATCGCAGCCATCGTCACCATTTTTACGATTTTTTCCGGCGGTTACAGCCGCGCCAATTTTTGGGTGAATCTCTTGATGGGACTTGGCTTTGTCTTCATCATCAGCAAGTTGATGTTGTCGGTGTTTTTTCTGATCGACGACATCGCACGGCTGTTTCAATGGCTTTTTAAAAAGGGTGCGGCAGCAGTTGCCACCGAACCTGATCCGGTCGTGATGCCAAGCCGTCGCAAATTCATGGGCCAATTGGGCTTGGTGATTGTCGGAATTCCATTCGCGGGAGCCCTTTACGGCATGCTGAAAGGGAAATATGATTTCACCTTACACAAGGAGACTTTACGTTTTGCGGACTTGCCCGAAGCATTTGACGGCATGAGGATTGTGCAGATCTCCGACATCCACGCCGGAACCTTTGACAGCATCGCGGGCGTGCAAGAAGGATTGGATCTCATCATGGCACAAAAACCTGATTTGATCCTGTTTACAGGGGATTTGGTCAATAATTTGGCGACCGAGGCAGAAGATTACATTGAAATGTTTGCCCGACTGTCAGCGCCAATGGGCAAGTTTTCAGTCTTGGGCAACCACGACTACGGACATTATTATCAGTTTGAATCGCAGGAAGCCAAAGTTGCCAACCACCTTGCCATCCGCAAACAAAATGAGCGAATGGGCTTCCAATTGCTCAACAACGCCCATATCCGACTGGAAAAGGATGGCCAAAACATCGTTTTGGCTGGCGTGGAGAATTGGGGCAGTCCACCATTTCCGCAGTATGGCGATTTGGACATTGCCTTCGAAGGGGTTGAAGACTCCGAATTTGCAGTCCTCATGTCGCATGATCCCTCGCATTGGGATGCGCAGGTGCGCGACCACCGCAAGCATGTGCACCTGCAATTGAGCGGGCACACGCACGGCGCGCAGTTTGGTGTCGAGATTCCCGGCGTGAAATGGAGTCCCGCACAGTGGAGGTACAAACAATGGGCGGGACTCTACTCCGACAACCAACAGCATCTTTATGTCAACCGCGGATTTGGCCACATTGGCTTCCCGGGGCGTGTTGGTATTTGGCCGGAGGTGAGCCTTATCGAGTTGAGAAAAGCCTGAAATTCAAATGTGGGGGGGCAGGGCAGGCACGGAAAGCGGGCTCAGCCACTCCAAGAGATACAGGGGGGGGGGCCTCGGACGATCCCCCGGGGGGGGGGGGGGGGGGGGGGGGGAAAACCCCCCCCGGGGGGGGCGGGGACTTCGTGTCGGGACCCCGGCCGGGGGGGGCCCCCCGGGGGGGGGCTTATTTCAGGCTGAAAACACCCCCCCACCAGATACTTCCGGTTGTGACAATATGCATCTTGCCTGCAAAGCATAGCTGCCATTTCAGAGAATTTTGTGCTGATCGCAAGGAAACAAACCATAAATCTTACAGGGAGATTTTTATGACAAGGTGGGTCATTTTGCTCAGAAGGCTTATTTCCGCTTCGAATATCACCGAAATGGGGAGTATATATAACACGTATTGAATGTATTTTGTAAAATCGATTTACAAACGCGCAGCTGGTTGAGCAACCATCGGTAAGTTGTATTGTCATTGCTCTATATTTTACCCACATTACCCGTTATCTATGAAAAAGATCAAAAATTCTCTCGGAACACTCATGTTCTTTTCGGTCGTGCTGCTGATGGCCGTGCAGACCAAAGCTTGTGACCGCAGCGGCATTACATTGACCGCAATCACCCCGCAACCTGGTGGAAGGTATGCCCTCGACATACGTTTCTGTGCCGGGGCAGGCAACAACGGCAGTCAGTCAGGTGCGGATGACAACACCAGTACTTTCGCATTTTTTCTCTCTTCGAATGCCAATTTTGTTGGTCAGCCCTCCCATATTGTCAGTCCACAGACCGGCTATACCTATGAAGACACCCTCTTTGGTGGCGATTCCTTGTTGTATTTCAACCGCAACGAACTCAACGATGTTGCAAACGAACCTTGGGCCTGCATCTCCTCAACATGTGGACCTGTCCAAACGGTTTGCTACGACATCACTTTGATTACTGACGGATTGCCAGACTCTTTGTGGATGCGCGGTTTGGAGGCAGCCGGCAATATCTTGGGAGGTTGCTTCGGTCCTGACATGGTGGTATATCCGGCGAATGGCGGGTGCAGTATCCCTTTGAATGAAATCGTGTCCCATCCCCTCTGTCAGGGATCGACCGGGAGCATTGCCCTGAGTCCTTCAGGTGGAACGGCTCCCTACACCTACCTGTGGAGCAATGGCGCCACGACTTCGAGCATTTCGGGTCTGTCGCCGGGCACCTATGGCATCACAGTGACGGACGCAACCGGCTTGTGCCACAAAAGCACTTCCATTGTCGTCAATGCGCCAATTGCATTGGCTCTGAATTTGGGAGCCAACAGGACGGTTTACCGCGGCTATTCGCCACGGAGTTGCACCACATTGTCTGCAGTCCCGAGCAGTGGTGTTGGACCATTTACCTACCAATGGTCCAATGGCGCAACTTCTTCATCGGTAAATGTTTGCCCGACGGCGACCACCAATTATTTCGTCACTGTGACCGATGCCTGTGCAGCCACCATCACCGATGATGTGACGGTCAATGTAGTGGATGTGCGTTGTGGAAATAATCTCAACAAAGTGCTGCTTTGCCACAACGGTTCCACCTCGTGCGTGACGCAGTCACAAGTGGCGACCCACCTCAACCATGGTGACCTATTGGGCGGTTGCACAAACAAAGCCGGCCAACCAGAAGCAATTCTTTCACCAGAGGTGATGGAATTGAAGTTGACCGCATATCCAATCCCAGCGACCAATGCGCTCCATTTTCGAGTGAATTCGCCAGAATCTGGAACGATGACCTTGGAGGTCTTTGACTTGAAAGGTAAACGGATCGCAATCCAAACCGGGATCACGGCGGAAGTTGGTGGCGTTCACGAACTCAACTTGGATGTCTCGCAATGGACGGCAGGATTGTACTTTGCCCGCCTATGCCACTCGGCAAGCGGCTCCCAGAGCCTGAAGTTCACCGTCGTGGATTAATCGAAATTTGTACTGGAAGCTGAATTCGAGCCATCGACGCTGCTACTTGCAGGGTGGATGGCTCGAATTGTCATTGATATGATCGCCTAAATATGGCCCGTAACCTCAAATTCAGCCAATCCGAGTTCCACCCCATTCACCAAAACGGCAACCGCATGCAGTCCGATGTGGTGCTTGCGCGTGGTGCGCTCCAAAAAGGAATGCCGTTTCGCCATGGCATAGGTTCCCGGCGCAAAGGTCGACTCGCGCATTTGGAAAATCTTGCGGTTAGCCTTCCCGTTGGCTTTCATATAGTCGATTCCGAATTCCAGCCGCAGGTGTTGAGATGCAGTTCCGCCGACCACCAATTCGAAGGAAAATTCCCAATCCCCGCCGATGGCGACGCTAGGTTGGCAACGCAAGCCTTGAATTGCCACATTTTTCAACGTGACGAATCCAAAAAGCCCCAAGGCAGTCTCATTTCCCGCTTTGAGCAATCCTCGGAGGGCATGTTTGATCAAGCGGTCGGTTTCCTTGGATTGACCGATCCAGGCCTTGGCCAAGTTGATCGCGACATCCGGATGGTCCTTGGAGATGTCATTGAGGTGGTTGGCTACAGAGCGGCGCACGTATTCCTCGGGATCGGACTTGAGTTTTTCCAGAATCGGAATGCTGGGTGCCGGATCTTTTTTAAGGAATTGCAGGGCCATACCCCAGGGCAGCCGCGGACGGGAACCCTCCGACGCAAGCCGCCGGATGTGTACATTGGGGTTTTCTGCCCACGTGAGCATCGCGGCCAGCATCTCCTTGGGATAACGAATGATAAACGGCCGAACCGCAAATTCGCAGGACATCACTTGGGTGATCACAGGAAATGCGTCGATGGAGGCTTCAAGGTGATCCAGACCAAATTCTTCGATGAAATCCGCCAAGAAAAGGAAGGCAAATCCATGACCGGTCCTTGGGTGGTCGAGCCGGTGTTGCGCCAATTGCACAAGTTTTGCGACTGCTGCGGGATAGGCCTCGGGCAAGAAAGGCCGTAGGCAAACCGCCACGCGGCGGATGCGTTGCTTCAGTTCGAGGCGCTCCCAATCTGCATTGCAGACGGTTTTTTGAAAGGCGCTGCCATCAAATCCCGGCAGGATCAGTTGCAGGTTCTTTCCCAATTCGTCCCAAAAGGACTGTACAAAAAAGCGTTCCTTGAGCGTATCAGCCATTGTGTTTCCAGTTTTCGGTTCAGCAAAAAACCCCAGCTTTTGACCGGGGTTTGATGTATTTTATCGTTGCACGCACATTTTAATGTGCGTTTTCAGCAACAGGGGTAGGTGCGGTAGTGGCGTCGCCACTGCTGTGGCGCACGGTGCTTCCTGCTCCGGGAATATGCTTCAAAATGACCACCGAGCTGTTGTCGATTTGCTTCAGGAATGGACCTGCATTGAAGCCCATGTAGAACATCAGCAAGACGAGGGGGATCATTACCCAGATTTCATTGCGCGTCAAGTCGGTCACCTTGCGGTTTTCTTCCTTGTCCAATGCGCCAAACATCACCCGGCGGAACATCCACAGAAGGTAAACGGCAGCGACAATCACACCGGAAGCGGCGATGACAGCCCACCAATCGGAGACCAAGTTGGAGGCGAAAGATCCTGCGAGAATCATGAATTCACCCACAAACCCATTCAAGCCGGGCAGACCGACGGAGGCGAGCACCGTGATCATGAAAAACAAGGTGAAAATTGGAATTTGGCGGGCCAAACCTTGGAAATCGGCGATCATACGGGTATGGCGACGGTCATAAATCATACCGACCATGAGGAACAAAGCGCCAGTGGTGATACCGTGGCTCACCATTTGAAGGACGGCTCCATTCAAGGCTTCGGGGGTGAAGGAGAAAATTCCCAACACAATGAAGCCCAAGTGGGAGACAGATGAATAAGCGACCAAGCGTTTCACGTCCGTCTGCACCATGGCGGCCATTCCACCATAGATAATGCCGACCACTGCCAAGAAACACATCAAAGGAGCGAAGTCCACGGAGGCTTCAGGGAAGAATGGCAGGCAGAAACGGACCAAGCCGTAGGTTCCCATTTTCAGCAAAACACCCGCCAAGATCACCGAACCAGCGGTAGGCGCTTGGGTGTGCGCATCGGGCAACCAAGTATGCAAAGGGAAAAGCGGCACTTTGATGGCGAATGCCAATGCAAAGGCAGCAAACAACCAAGTCTGAGCACCCAAGGGGATGTTTGCATTCAGAATGGCATGGTAATCAGTCGTAAAGAGGATCGAAGGTGCGTCTGGATAAAGGAGCTGTGCCATTGGAGCAGCTTCAATCGCCACCCAGATGATCGCCACCAACATCAGCAGCGAACCCACCAACGTGTAGAGGAAGAACTTGATGGAGGCGTAAATACGCTCCTTGCCTCCCCAAATCCCGATCAAGAAGTACATCGGGATGAGCACCATTTCGAAGAAAATGTAAAACAACACCATGTCCAGCGAGCAGAAAAAGCCGAGGACACCCACTTGCAAGACCAGCAAAAGGGCGTAGTAGCCTTTTTCCATCTTGTCCACCGATCCCCAAGAGAAGAAAATCGTGAGTGGAAAGAGAATTGTCGTCAGCAGCACCAAATAGATGGAAATGCCGTCAATTCCGGTCATGAACTTGATATCCAAGCCTGGAATGTTGAACCACCAATCGCCGATCGAGAACAACACGTAGTTGTTGAGCGTCGAATTGGGATTTCCGCCGACATCTGCCGTTGCGAGACCGGAGTTGTCGAGGTAATAAATGTAAACCAAGATGGAGAGTACCAATGGCACGCAAGAAGCGAGCAAGGCGGTCACCTTGGCTTGCTTGTTACCCATCAAGAGGACGAGCGGAACCCCAATCATGGGGGACACGATCATCAAGTTCATCAACAAATTCGCTGTATCAGCCGACATATCTGGGCATCGATTTTTTATCGAGGCGGCAAATTAATCAATGTGATCGGGAATGAGAAATGAGAAATGCGAAATGAGAAATGAGAAATGAAAAAATGGTGGTCAAGTCCTCATTTTTAGGGATTCATTCCCTGACATACACCCTTCTGACCCGCTGTGAGATGCCGGTCAAGATTTCATAGGAAATCGTATCGCAGCGTCGAGCGATTTCTTCGACGGAAATGAAGTCGCCGTCTTGGGCACCCATGATCACCACTTCGTCGCCCGCTTGCACGCCCGGTATGTGTGTGACGTCGAGCATGAGCATGTCCATGCAGACACGGCCGATCACAGGTGCGCGCTTGCCCCGCACGAGAAACCTCCCGTTGCCATTGCCCAGGCTGCGCCGAATGCCATCTGCATAGCCGATGGGCAGCGTTGCAATTCTCGCGATGCCGTGCGTCGCTTGACTACAGCCATAGCCGATCGGTGTATTTGCTGGATAATCATGGACTTGCGTCACGACGGTATGCAGGCTGCCGATTTCCTGCAAGTGAATGCCAGCACCCTCAAAGGGCGGCACGCCATAGAGTCCGATTCCGAGGCGCACCATGTCAAAGGCATATTCGGGGAATCGCAGCACCCCGGCCGTGTTGCAGATGTGCCGCAAAGGCAGTTGTTCAAATTTCACCTGATGGATGAGGCGTTCATAAAACCCGAGAAACCTACGGGCCTGCAAATGGGTGAAAGCGTCGAGTTCGCCAGCATCGGCACTGGAAAGGTGGCTCAAGACCGATTCGACCTCGACGCCAGGTTCACGCTGCAGGAAGGCAATCAAATCATCGGGCGACTCCCAATCCCAGCCGAGACGCGCCATTCCGGTATCGACTTTGATGTGCACGGGAAACCTGGATTTCCCCAATTGACGGCCGGCTTGAATGTACTGACGCAAAAAGGCAAGGTTGTACACCTCGGGAACGAGGTCAAATTGGTAGAGTTGCTCGATGCTTTGCAAATCGGCATTCATGACCATGATCGGCACGTGGATGCCGCGGGTGCGCAGCATGATGCCTTCGCTCGTGTAGGCGACCGCGAGCTGGTCCACACCCTCGCGCACGACCGCCTGTGCGATTTCCCAAGAGCCTGAGCCGTAGGCAAATGCCTTGACCATCGCCATCGTGCGGGTCGACTTGGGCACCCTTGCCCGAAACTGCCGGTAGTTGTGGGCGAGGGCATTCATGTTGATTTTGAACCAAGTAGCCGTCGCGCGGCGACTCAGGTAGGGAATCAGCCGGTCAAGACCGAAGCGCCGTGCACCTTTGAGCAACACCGTGCGGTTGCGAAACCGCTCATAGTCAAATGCTTGAATAAATGCCTCGGTACTCGGATAGCTTGCAATCCACGGCACATCCGCAAGCATTCGGTCAAACACCGGACCGATGACCATGATATTGTCGGCCCCGAGGGCCATCACCGCCATGTCCAGTATTTCCCGTTGAATGCGCTCCTGATGCTGTCCTTGATGGTCGATGTCGGTGAGAATCAGGCTGCGTGTCGCATGGTAGCGTTCGGTGGCGAGCAACGACAAGGCATTCTTCACCGAACTCAAATCCGCATTGTAGGCGTCGTTGATGATGGTGATCTCCGGATTGTCGGTGATCATCTCCATGCGCATCGAAACGGGACGCAGCAATTGGAGGCGGGGTTGGATGTCTTCGAATGTCAGCCCAAGTTGCAGGCAGGCCATCACGGCGAGGGCTGCATTGGCAAGGGCAGCTTCCCCGGGCAGCGGAATATCCAAGATGTAGTTGCCATCGGGCGAATTCAATTCCGCTTGGATGGCTGATGGTTCGGATTTCACCGCGGTCAATAGATGTGTGCGGCCGGGACCATTACCCAATGTTGAGCAGCGCTGCGGATGCGAAGCGAGGTGGGTATGCAGCCCTTGAAAAACCGATTCGTCCAGTGTATCGGCCAAAATCGCCTCCGTATGGTCAAACAGGCGGAGCTTTTCACGAAGTTTTTCCTGCGAATTGGAAAATCCGTCGGCATGCGCATCACCAAAGTGGGTCAAAATCCCCATTTCCGGGCGGATCATCTGCGCCAATTTGGCCATTTCGCCAACTTGGGAAATCCCCGCCTCGATGATGGCCAAATTGTGATCGGCATTCATTTGCAGCAGGGAAAGCGCGACACCGATTTGGCTGTTGTAGCTCTGTGGCGACTTCACGACTTGGAAATGA
Proteins encoded in this window:
- a CDS encoding DUF4331 family protein, with amino-acid sequence MKKLIHKTLTGSAILLALLLTFGGSLQASSHREAPLIADDPLADNTDLYVFRSPDDTNFVTIIANYVPLQLPHGGPNYYGFGENIRYEIHIENDGTAGDDITYRFTFSKTNQDATTFFNIRLGQQNLKTTYILEKSVNGGAFTTIVSGGIVPPYNIGPRSITGGAGLNTTYDALFNAAITTATGTGGEKVFCGPTDDPFYVDLGGVFDVGDLPRQGGGPRDGLACLNVSTIAIKVPIATLQKNGQAVTSAVNILDSDFIIGVWASASRQQIRTLNTNGSTSYSGNFVQVSRLGMPLTNEVVIPIGQKDRWNSLTPYSEDPAMDDYFCNPELGLYMDNSLFGGAVPAMAPLRIQRNSLQSFDFGNTHDGLWPIRASNGGAGTALDTMLFGNYLLRQGKPRSVDLLPIFYTGVPNLAPYQLWTGKAGGNPLAVGKPFINNFLPTFGDMLRLNMAVPVTQRNDPNFSALGLVQAAVLGLTTAPYNANANLVFIPNMDGFPNGRRLEDDVTRIELQAVSGVALAAIGLWYDDYTAGGPNPVTAALGGVLGYTTGVENNDTTFRSSFPYVQQPWSGTGKCSGKAISYTQPAVLGPSVGLGLAAPEVFAAAGPNPFAESTTIRYRMNGDAEVSIEVYALNGQLVHKMAPKAQGAGEYRHTWNAGDAPAGVYLAKVIVGKGTEAQVMQSFKLVKTK
- a CDS encoding tetratricopeptide repeat protein, whose translation is MKKFTPLVALILMVCTASFVLTGCGDTRAGGMELPQGTASAIPFLKGRKAGLGSPDEVTNVATIYDKQKAAIQKDANNAEAYLALAELFMNEARITGEHPYYYPAALKMIDLIPNLAGCSEEIRFQAAYYKATVQLSQHEFQKALATGEEGRKIFPQNAGIHGVLIDANVELGNYDEAVRLSDIMVGIRPDLRSYSRISYLREIHGDPEGAIEAMKMAVDAAMPGYEQSAWCRLTLAKLYENYGKLDDAKMHYTIILEERPEYPFAYSGLASIAMKQGNTAEAGKLLDKAIALIPEVGFYEQKADLMLQLGNEAEAKAIGEEVMVMMAEDEESGHLVDLELAMAKLHLQNDAQAAQVYAEKAFAVRPENIDVNAALAEIHYALGDFAKAQGYMKVALRTGSKDPAKNCVAGLIEVAAGNKAAGLAQIKQALSTDPYLDHPLAEKAKSML
- a CDS encoding metallophosphoesterase; translated protein: MIFLGGFLAILIGIEFYVYFALKATFRTGWAMKAARIGYFVSLGIEIAAIVTIFTIFSGGYSRANFWVNLLMGLGFVFIISKLMLSVFFLIDDIARLFQWLFKKGAAAVATEPDPVVMPSRRKFMGQLGLVIVGIPFAGALYGMLKGKYDFTLHKETLRFADLPEAFDGMRIVQISDIHAGTFDSIAGVQEGLDLIMAQKPDLILFTGDLVNNLATEAEDYIEMFARLSAPMGKFSVLGNHDYGHYYQFESQEAKVANHLAIRKQNERMGFQLLNNAHIRLEKDGQNIVLAGVENWGSPPFPQYGDLDIAFEGVEDSEFAVLMSHDPSHWDAQVRDHRKHVHLQLSGHTHGAQFGVEIPGVKWSPAQWRYKQWAGLYSDNQQHLYVNRGFGHIGFPGRVGIWPEVSLIELRKA
- a CDS encoding T9SS type A sorting domain-containing protein → MKKIKNSLGTLMFFSVVLLMAVQTKACDRSGITLTAITPQPGGRYALDIRFCAGAGNNGSQSGADDNTSTFAFFLSSNANFVGQPSHIVSPQTGYTYEDTLFGGDSLLYFNRNELNDVANEPWACISSTCGPVQTVCYDITLITDGLPDSLWMRGLEAAGNILGGCFGPDMVVYPANGGCSIPLNEIVSHPLCQGSTGSIALSPSGGTAPYTYLWSNGATTSSISGLSPGTYGITVTDATGLCHKSTSIVVNAPIALALNLGANRTVYRGYSPRSCTTLSAVPSSGVGPFTYQWSNGATSSSVNVCPTATTNYFVTVTDACAATITDDVTVNVVDVRCGNNLNKVLLCHNGSTSCVTQSQVATHLNHGDLLGGCTNKAGQPEAILSPEVMELKLTAYPIPATNALHFRVNSPESGTMTLEVFDLKGKRIAIQTGITAEVGGVHELNLDVSQWTAGLYFARLCHSASGSQSLKFTVVD
- a CDS encoding DNA alkylation repair protein: MADTLKERFFVQSFWDELGKNLQLILPGFDGSAFQKTVCNADWERLELKQRIRRVAVCLRPFLPEAYPAAVAKLVQLAQHRLDHPRTGHGFAFLFLADFIEEFGLDHLEASIDAFPVITQVMSCEFAVRPFIIRYPKEMLAAMLTWAENPNVHIRRLASEGSRPRLPWGMALQFLKKDPAPSIPILEKLKSDPEEYVRRSVANHLNDISKDHPDVAINLAKAWIGQSKETDRLIKHALRGLLKAGNETALGLFGFVTLKNVAIQGLRCQPSVAIGGDWEFSFELVVGGTASQHLRLEFGIDYMKANGKANRKIFQMRESTFAPGTYAMAKRHSFLERTTRKHHIGLHAVAVLVNGVELGLAEFEVTGHI
- a CDS encoding NADH-quinone oxidoreductase subunit M gives rise to the protein MSADTANLLMNLMIVSPMIGVPLVLLMGNKQAKVTALLASCVPLVLSILVYIYYLDNSGLATADVGGNPNSTLNNYVLFSIGDWWFNIPGLDIKFMTGIDGISIYLVLLTTILFPLTIFFSWGSVDKMEKGYYALLLVLQVGVLGFFCSLDMVLFYIFFEMVLIPMYFLIGIWGGKERIYASIKFFLYTLVGSLLMLVAIIWVAIEAAPMAQLLYPDAPSILFTTDYHAILNANIPLGAQTWLFAAFALAFAIKVPLFPLHTWLPDAHTQAPTAGSVILAGVLLKMGTYGLVRFCLPFFPEASVDFAPLMCFLAVVGIIYGGMAAMVQTDVKRLVAYSSVSHLGFIVLGIFSFTPEALNGAVLQMVSHGITTGALFLMVGMIYDRRHTRMIADFQGLARQIPIFTLFFMITVLASVGLPGLNGFVGEFMILAGSFASNLVSDWWAVIAASGVIVAAVYLLWMFRRVMFGALDKEENRKVTDLTRNEIWVMIPLVLLMFYMGFNAGPFLKQIDNSSVVILKHIPGAGSTVRHSSGDATTAPTPVAENAH
- a CDS encoding bifunctional UDP-N-acetylmuramoyl-tripeptide:D-alanyl-D-alanine ligase/alanine racemase; translation: MSGFRYTLAEIARMMGDDARLVGTASDQLLSEVEFDSRQIHDGAATLFVAIKGENRDGHAFLRQGFEKGVRHFLVSDSAKLPEGSAAILVQDTVAALQAFAAAHRRRFDYPVIAITGSNGKTTVKEWLVTLLGDHFQVVKSPQSYNSQIGVALSLLQMNADHNLAIIEAGISQVGEMAKLAQMIRPEMGILTHFGDAHADGFSNSQEKLREKLRLFDHTEAILADTLDESVFQGLHTHLASHPQRCSTLGNGPGRTHLLTAVKSEPSAIQAELNSPDGNYILDIPLPGEAALANAALAVMACLQLGLTFEDIQPRLQLLRPVSMRMEMITDNPEITIINDAYNADLSSVKNALSLLATERYHATRSLILTDIDHQGQHQERIQREILDMAVMALGADNIMVIGPVFDRMLADVPWIASYPSTEAFIQAFDYERFRNRTVLLKGARRFGLDRLIPYLSRRATATWFKINMNALAHNYRQFRARVPKSTRTMAMVKAFAYGSGSWEIAQAVVREGVDQLAVAYTSEGIMLRTRGIHVPIMVMNADLQSIEQLYQFDLVPEVYNLAFLRQYIQAGRQLGKSRFPVHIKVDTGMARLGWDWESPDDLIAFLQREPGVEVESVLSHLSSADAGELDAFTHLQARRFLGFYERLIHQVKFEQLPLRHICNTAGVLRFPEYAFDMVRLGIGLYGVPPFEGAGIHLQEIGSLHTVVTQVHDYPANTPIGYGCSQATHGIARIATLPIGYADGIRRSLGNGNGRFLVRGKRAPVIGRVCMDMLMLDVTHIPGVQAGDEVVIMGAQDGDFISVEEIARRCDTISYEILTGISQRVRRVYVRE